CGCACAAACGGAAAACTGGAAGAAAGAAGTTCCGGAAGACGCGACACCCGATATACAGGGGCGTGCGCCAAAGAAATGAGAACAAATGGGTGAGTGAAGTGCGCGAGCCCAGTAAGAAGTCCAGGATATGGCTAGGCACCTTTCCTACTCCGGAAATGGCGGCTAGGGCGCATGATGTGGCTGCCCTAGCGCTcagaggccactttgcttcccTCAATTTTCCCGATTCGGCTTGGCGCCTTCCACGCGCCAGGTCATCCTCCGCAGGAGACGTACAGTTCGCGGCGATTCAGGCCGCTAAGGCTTTTCAGCAACCTCCATCATCGTCATCTTCCACACCTTTCGTAATGGATAATATGTCAGCAGGGTCGAGGAAGATACTAGAAACTTCTTCTGTCGTAGACACACCTCAGTTAAAAAGCCAAAAGAAGGTTGTGGGAGTTTCATCGATGGATAGTAAGAGCTGGGAGAAAGCCGGAGATGGTTTCCCGACAGCGTTCGTGGATGAGGAGGCAGTGTTTAATATGCCAGGTTTAATTGACAGCATGGCCGAGGGTCTACTTCTTACTCCACCTGCTATGTGTGAAGGCTTCAGTTGGGACGATGCAGTTTCACACATTGACTTGTCTTTGTGGAATCATGATTTCCTGTCTTAAGTTTCTTCTCTTGACATTTCTGGTCAATCAAGTACAGCCCACTGCTGTCCACAATTTCACTGCCATACACACTTTTAGCTTGAAGAGGGGGTAATCAATCAATACCACTCATAGTTTCAAAGTAAAACTTGGATGGACTTCAGGTGAGGATTTCCATGGATATAATAACAAGTctaatagtttttataaattaagaacATCTCTTGATTGTACATCAAACTAGCTTTTTTCTAAATGTATGGCTTTGCCACTCGAACCCATTCAAAGAATTTACACTTGGGGCCTTCATGGGTTCCATTAAATTTAAACTAGAATTCGGGATTTTGTGTTGGGCACTTCAAGTTGAGACTAAAGGGTTATGGTAGCAAGAatcatcaattttttgtttttgatactCTTTATACTATATGGTC
The sequence above is drawn from the Vitis riparia cultivar Riparia Gloire de Montpellier isolate 1030 chromosome 6, EGFV_Vit.rip_1.0, whole genome shotgun sequence genome and encodes:
- the LOC117916685 gene encoding dehydration-responsive element-binding protein 1F-like, with protein sequence MDLDRESSASSTSSPSRANPVSSDPRCPSRCIPHKRKTGRKKFRKTRHPIYRGVRQRNENKWVSEVREPSKKSRIWLGTFPTPEMAARAHDVAALALRGHFASLNFPDSAWRLPRARSSSAGDVQFAAIQAAKAFQQPPSSSSSTPFVMDNMSAGSRKILETSSVVDTPQLKSQKKVVGVSSMDSKSWEKAGDGFPTAFVDEEAVFNMPGLIDSMAEGLLLTPPAMCEGFSWDDAVSHIDLSLWNHDFLS